GCAGACCGAGCCGGGCAGTGTTGACAGTGAGCGGGAACAGGTTGGATCGTGCGCCAAATTCCAGACCCAGTCGGCTCGTTAAAGGATATATTACGCCGAGTTGTGCCTGCGCTGCAATGTTCACACTTCGGTTAACACGGTCGTCATAAGCCTGACCGACTGCGTATTGTAGCGATTTGTTTTTTGAAAACGCCAGATCAGCCCCAACACCTGCGTAAATTGTGAATGGGGACAATTGCCAGTATTTGCGCATGAACGGATTCACGGAACTCGTGGATGTTTTGGATTCCATCTTCAAGCTTTCCGAATCCCCTATATCCAGCCTGTATCCGTCCCAGCTGCCCTTTGCACCCACTCCAATGGCCAATTCATCCCGGATAAAGAAACTCACTTCCCCGGATCCGCCATGGCTATATCTCGGACTTTTGACGGGAGTCTGCAGAGTTTGTACAAATTGTGAGTTGATATGCGCGGTCCAGATTGTCTGACCTTTTTTGGTTTGCGCTACTGCGGACACGCAGGTGACAAGAAGAATTGTACTGAAAAGATACTTCATAGATGGAGTTACTTTGGTTGTGCGTAGCGTGCATTCCACATTCGCTCCGTAATAAACAAAGCGCATCGTATTTCTCCAATTACTTTTCGAGATCGTTTTGGCAGGAATAGCAACCGGTCCGCCTGGTTCGGAACAGACAGGCCGGTAAATTTGATTTGATTCTTGGGGAATTGCTTCCAGCCCTTCCGAGGCCGGGTTCCGAGACCGGTATTTTAATCGCGAACGATTTAGAGTTTATGATGTGAATCCGCCAGTTATTGATTTTGCATGCCGATTTCAACCTTTTCCAAATTAGCCCGGGCGGGGCCGGTGAGTACGACACCATCTTTATCGAACCGGGCTCCGTGACAGGGACAGTCCCAGCTTTTTTCAGCGTTGTTCCACTGAACAATGCATTTGGCGTGGGGGCAAACAGGGTTCAGCGCACTCACATTACCGTTCGCATCTTTATAAACAGCCAGTCTCTGATCATTTAATTCAACGATCTGCCCGCTGTCGGCCGGAAGCTCAGAGACTGACTCAATTTCCTCAATGCCGAAACGGTCACCGATAAACTTCGCTACCACATCCGCATTCTCTTTCACCGCTTCGGTAAATCCCGCAATAGGTTTGATCCGACCGGGACTGTACAGGTTTTCGTCCACGCTTCTTCCGTGCAGGATCAGGTCGCTCAGTACCATTGCCGACACTGTTCCCAGGATCATACCATTCCCATTGAATCCGGTGGCGGTGTAAATACCCTCAGACACACCCGGCAGCTGGCCGATGTAAGGAAGGCCGTCGGAAGGAACATAGTATTGTGCCGACCATTGCGCAACCACCTCTTTTACCTGATAACATTGCCTGGTATAGGCGATTAAATCAGCAAAAGATTGCTCCGGATCGCCGTGCCCCGTTTTATGATCATGTCCGCCGGCAACGAGATACTGCTGGCCGTCGATCGTGTGCGACCGGAAATAATGGTATGGTTCCTGCATATCATAAATCAGGTCGGTAGGATATGCACCGTCCGCGAGTGTAGCGGCGATCACGTAGCTGCGGTACGGCGCGTTTCGGAAATGCAGCAGATTTATTCCCCCCGGCGGAATATGCGTGGCATATACTACCGTTTTTGCTTTAATCTGCCTGCCCGCCGACTTGGCCAGATGGTATCCTTCCATTGTATCGATTTCGTCAATGCGTGTATGCTCGATCAAAACACCTCCCTTTTCGATAAAATGCATTTTCAGGGCGCTGATATACTTTAACGGATGAAATTGTGCCTGGTTATCGAATACAACGGCTTTCTGACAGGCAACTGGCGCGGGGGCCTGGCCGGCTATCTGCGCATTTACGCCGGCGCGTAATGCGCTTTCGAACAGGGTGTTCAGCTGGTCCGTTTCCTTGTCCGTTTCTGAGTATACATAACCCTTTTTCCACTCGAAGTCACAGTCGATCTGGTATTTCTGTACGAAATGGTTGATCAGCGCCACGGAGCGCGCGATCGATTCGGCAAATTGAACGGAAGCTTCTTTTCCGAAATCCTTTTCCACTTCATCGTAGGTCGTGTCTGCGAACGTATTGATATGTGCGCTGGTGCCGCCGGTTGTCCCAAAACCCAGACTATGCGCATCTACAACAACACATTGTTTTCCGCCCTCCTGCAGTAAAAGGGCGGTTGTCAGGCCGGTAATCCCGGCACCAACTACTATTGTATCGTAAATTACATGAGGGTCGAAGTTTCCGGAGGCTACATGCTCAACGGCATTCTTTTGCCAGAGGCTCTCACAGGAACCGTCCCGGTCAAATCCGCCGAAAATGGCCCTGTTTTCCTTATTTTCTTTGAATGAGTTGCTGCTGTTATCCATAATAGAGTTTGTTGATCCGCTCACATGAAGGTGTAGGCGCATTCAAATATTATACCTGCT
This Dyadobacter sp. UC 10 DNA region includes the following protein-coding sequences:
- a CDS encoding FAD-dependent oxidoreductase, which encodes MDNSSNSFKENKENRAIFGGFDRDGSCESLWQKNAVEHVASGNFDPHVIYDTIVVGAGITGLTTALLLQEGGKQCVVVDAHSLGFGTTGGTSAHINTFADTTYDEVEKDFGKEASVQFAESIARSVALINHFVQKYQIDCDFEWKKGYVYSETDKETDQLNTLFESALRAGVNAQIAGQAPAPVACQKAVVFDNQAQFHPLKYISALKMHFIEKGGVLIEHTRIDEIDTMEGYHLAKSAGRQIKAKTVVYATHIPPGGINLLHFRNAPYRSYVIAATLADGAYPTDLIYDMQEPYHYFRSHTIDGQQYLVAGGHDHKTGHGDPEQSFADLIAYTRQCYQVKEVVAQWSAQYYVPSDGLPYIGQLPGVSEGIYTATGFNGNGMILGTVSAMVLSDLILHGRSVDENLYSPGRIKPIAGFTEAVKENADVVAKFIGDRFGIEEIESVSELPADSGQIVELNDQRLAVYKDANGNVSALNPVCPHAKCIVQWNNAEKSWDCPCHGARFDKDGVVLTGPARANLEKVEIGMQNQ